In Alkalihalobacterium alkalinitrilicum, a genomic segment contains:
- the pglZ gene encoding BREX-1 system phosphatase PglZ type A, which yields MNLEQIKQSLVDIFSSELKDGKQRHIVFWYDPEYDFSEHIPELKIEGVRILHLTSHNSFFAKYEIEKVDPNSHFIVYSNDPKPLARQNLLIDIFKYSIEFSANKTSIIMRDLGITDESLAHVFKHYSKFFNNKERYSKFASYDVEEWTEESVHLCVLASLCKTDFLTFDDIVKKLFIDELNETNAAWLDIEKFGDPETFWSLVEFYYGYTGDQKSLQQLFITMCLSHLKETFQADLPRSWQPYVTSVKMNSIIFINQFMHHTKDVDFYNQWAKLIEEQLNVQHHMTEWKSEQYLESDTFPCFDKYFITSLSNYINEMVQDYDHYKRIIKTRRKLHWFPYYQHEYEALNWAITFLEHMEKCKDKLRENNALQLFEYYLSNYYLIDQAYRKFHFAFDQAQLKDDLSEVKELIENTYVNAYLEELSVYWSNAVQKELSSHWPIVGIKQQHNFYNDFIQPHVNRDEKVFVINSDAFRYEAAHELVELLNSTKKASTEIDAIQGVVPSYTSLGMASLLPHHSIEYRADQVKVDGSSTNGIINRQTILQKKVNDSIAVNYSDIKNMKRKLRDLMKGQKVIYIYHNTIDARGDHAATEHDVFFAVKDAIDELSKLIHDLVNHVSATNIYVTADHGFVYQQSSIEAYDKTSPTLTDNEIEKRRFTVTDSPEHREDVLTISLNYLLGADSELYTTVPRGTMRFARKGTGANFIHGGSMLQEIVIPVIKYKTDRSASDKNAVKKVTVQLTNISRKITSMITYLEFFQSEKVETKRLPIRLSSYIADEEGLRISNENTIIADSTSETPQDRTYKEKFVLKNLKYDKTKTYYLILEDENEKTVYDKIPFLIDLATSD from the coding sequence ATGAACTTAGAACAAATTAAACAATCTTTAGTCGATATATTCTCAAGTGAACTTAAGGATGGCAAGCAGCGTCACATTGTTTTTTGGTACGACCCTGAATATGATTTTTCAGAACATATACCAGAACTAAAAATCGAAGGAGTTCGGATATTACATTTGACGAGTCACAATTCTTTCTTTGCTAAGTATGAGATTGAAAAGGTAGACCCTAATTCTCATTTTATAGTTTACTCAAATGATCCAAAGCCACTTGCAAGACAAAATTTGCTCATCGATATATTCAAATACAGTATTGAATTTTCCGCAAATAAAACGAGTATCATTATGAGAGACTTAGGAATTACAGATGAGTCCTTAGCCCATGTATTTAAGCATTACTCAAAGTTCTTTAATAATAAAGAACGATATTCAAAGTTTGCTTCTTATGATGTCGAAGAATGGACTGAGGAAAGCGTTCATTTATGTGTGCTAGCTTCTCTATGTAAAACCGATTTCTTGACCTTTGATGACATTGTAAAGAAATTATTTATCGACGAACTAAATGAAACGAATGCAGCTTGGCTCGATATTGAAAAGTTTGGAGATCCAGAAACGTTTTGGTCTCTTGTAGAATTTTACTATGGATATACGGGAGATCAAAAATCGTTACAACAATTGTTCATCACCATGTGTCTTTCCCATTTAAAGGAAACTTTCCAAGCGGATCTGCCACGAAGTTGGCAACCCTACGTTACAAGTGTAAAAATGAACAGCATTATTTTCATCAACCAATTTATGCATCATACGAAAGATGTTGACTTTTATAACCAATGGGCAAAACTAATAGAAGAACAATTAAATGTGCAACATCATATGACAGAATGGAAGAGTGAGCAGTATTTAGAAAGTGACACATTTCCTTGTTTTGATAAATATTTTATTACATCTCTTTCCAACTATATCAATGAAATGGTTCAAGATTATGATCATTACAAACGAATTATAAAAACCCGAAGAAAATTACACTGGTTTCCATATTATCAACATGAGTATGAAGCATTAAACTGGGCAATTACCTTTCTAGAACATATGGAAAAATGTAAAGACAAGTTGCGCGAAAATAATGCATTGCAACTTTTTGAATACTATTTGAGCAACTATTATTTAATTGATCAAGCATACCGTAAATTTCATTTTGCATTTGACCAAGCTCAATTAAAAGATGATTTGTCAGAAGTAAAAGAGTTAATAGAAAATACATATGTAAATGCTTACTTAGAAGAGTTGTCCGTTTATTGGTCCAATGCTGTTCAAAAAGAATTAAGCTCTCATTGGCCAATTGTAGGTATAAAACAACAACATAATTTTTATAACGATTTCATTCAACCCCATGTTAATCGAGATGAAAAGGTATTTGTCATCAATTCAGATGCGTTTCGGTACGAAGCTGCGCATGAACTCGTAGAACTACTTAATAGCACAAAAAAAGCATCGACTGAAATAGACGCCATACAAGGTGTCGTGCCTTCCTATACTTCATTAGGAATGGCAAGTTTGTTACCGCATCATTCCATTGAATATCGTGCTGATCAAGTAAAAGTCGATGGAAGCTCGACAAACGGTATCATTAACCGCCAAACGATATTACAAAAGAAAGTAAATGATTCCATAGCAGTAAACTATTCAGATATAAAAAATATGAAAAGAAAGCTACGCGATTTAATGAAAGGTCAAAAAGTCATTTATATTTATCACAACACGATTGATGCTAGAGGAGACCATGCCGCAACCGAACATGATGTGTTTTTTGCAGTAAAAGACGCCATCGACGAACTTTCAAAATTGATACATGACTTAGTAAATCATGTAAGTGCAACGAATATTTATGTAACTGCTGATCATGGTTTTGTTTATCAACAAAGTTCGATTGAAGCTTACGATAAGACTAGCCCTACCTTGACAGACAATGAAATTGAAAAAAGGAGATTTACCGTTACGGATTCACCCGAGCACCGTGAAGATGTATTGACTATTTCCCTAAATTACTTATTAGGAGCTGATAGTGAACTCTATACTACAGTACCTAGAGGAACGATGAGATTTGCCCGAAAAGGAACAGGTGCGAATTTCATTCATGGTGGATCAATGCTCCAAGAAATTGTCATCCCTGTTATTAAATACAAAACGGATCGAAGTGCATCTGATAAAAATGCAGTAAAGAAAGTGACTGTACAATTAACGAATATCTCAAGAAAAATAACAAGCATGATTACTTATTTGGAGTTTTTTCAATCCGAAAAAGTCGAAACAAAACGGCTACCTATACGTTTGAGTTCTTATATCGCTGACGAAGAAGGCTTGCGAATTTCAAATGAAAATACGATAATTGCGGATAGTACATCAGAAACACCGCAAGATCGTACGTATAAAGAAAAATTCGTTTTAAAAAATTTAAAGTATGATAAAACCAAGACCTATTATCTTATTTTAGAGGATGAAAACGAGAAAACGGTTTATGACAAAATCCCGTTTCTCATTGATTTAGCGACAAGTGATTAA
- the pglX gene encoding BREX-1 system adenine-specific DNA-methyltransferase PglX, which translates to MNKVAIRKFAVQARMQLIEDIKQKAYELGIAKNEIKEPELFEGGFRVNQRIFKTFELKQREELITKINHQGFDHVIEEVAYTWFNRLIALRFMEVNDYLPTGVRVLTSEHDGKQEPDILTDALELDLELDHELIYQLLDTNETEDLYKYLLIKQCNALHSILPVMFERINDYTELLLPLNLLQEGSVIHLLVTSIPEEDWKEQVEIIGWLYQFYISEKKDEVFAGLKKNKKITKENIPAATQLFTPKWIVQYMVENSLGRFWLNSHPGDELKEGWIYYIEDAQQNSEVQHELTQLVDARLNPEMITIIDPCMGSGHILVYAFDVLYQIYTKAGYSPREIPKLIIEKNLYGIDIDDRAAQLAYFAIMMKARSYHRRFFSEPVRVNLISIQESNDIPPEAIDLMIEDNDHLREDIEYVFALFKDAKEYGSILIANDIQTEAIEQRLYELQSSDPSNLFTAQYLDVLLDKLPVLLKQAKILNQKYDIAITNPPYMGRSGINKTLLNYIKTNYPMTKDDMSTVFMEVCYTLSKKNGFVSLINIPTWMYLSSYLELRKMLLKEVTIVNLLHFGRGIFGSDFGTTAFVLQKSIIDGYEATYQRLFEKKSSVESLEVKREKFLNRVGTYVNEQKNFSIIPNSPIAYNMTNGFIFAYEKGTPLGQVSSPRQGLATGNNDFFLRFWYEVDFREIGLHYKNTESFLNSGLRYAPYNKGGSYRKWFGNIENVIKFDNDHYDKLATVGNHLPSRSFYFQDCLTWSKVTIGGFSMRYNDIGTPFDVAGCSIFFQEEDPLFILGLMNSNVAKTVLSFLSPTVNYEVGHVKSIPVISTDESTISNLVQECIEISKNDWNSFEKTWEFKEHPFLEHKGICDTIEDAFDAWSYYTKQQFTKMKENEQKINELFIDLYQLNGDVTPHALDEDITLSKANYERDIKSFISYAVGCMFGRYSLDENGLVCAGGEFDPERYKRFNPTESNVIPLTDEIYFDDDIVTRFVEFLVATFGEEKLEENLEFITGAINRKATESTRQALRRYFQKDFFKDHIKTYNKRPIYWLFDSGKHQGFKALIYMHRYDESLVARVRTDYLHKLQRKYEAETEQLYIILEGDGTVLEKGEAKKRKETIEKQLIEIQQYDQVIAHIANKRVVIAPDDGVKVNYAKFQEVEVPQSDGKQLKKLNVLADI; encoded by the coding sequence ATGAATAAAGTAGCTATTCGTAAATTTGCAGTTCAAGCAAGAATGCAGTTAATAGAAGACATAAAACAAAAAGCGTATGAATTAGGTATTGCCAAAAATGAAATAAAAGAGCCTGAACTATTTGAAGGTGGATTTCGAGTGAACCAGCGCATCTTCAAAACGTTTGAACTGAAGCAACGGGAAGAATTAATAACCAAAATTAACCATCAAGGATTCGATCACGTAATTGAGGAAGTTGCTTATACGTGGTTCAACCGTTTAATTGCACTACGTTTCATGGAAGTAAATGATTATTTACCAACAGGAGTTAGGGTGCTGACTTCCGAGCATGACGGAAAACAAGAACCAGATATCCTAACAGACGCATTAGAACTGGATTTAGAATTAGACCATGAATTGATATACCAACTTCTTGATACAAATGAAACCGAGGATTTATATAAGTATTTACTTATTAAGCAATGTAATGCCCTACATTCAATCTTACCTGTTATGTTTGAGAGAATTAATGATTATACAGAATTACTATTGCCATTAAATTTGCTACAAGAAGGTTCGGTTATTCACCTTCTTGTCACATCCATTCCAGAAGAGGATTGGAAAGAACAAGTCGAGATCATTGGCTGGTTATATCAATTTTATATTTCCGAAAAAAAAGATGAAGTTTTCGCAGGGCTAAAGAAAAATAAAAAAATAACGAAAGAAAATATTCCAGCTGCAACTCAACTCTTTACACCTAAATGGATTGTTCAATACATGGTTGAAAATTCCTTAGGGAGATTTTGGTTGAATTCTCACCCTGGGGACGAACTTAAAGAGGGGTGGATCTATTATATCGAAGATGCGCAACAAAATTCTGAAGTTCAACATGAACTTACTCAGTTGGTAGACGCAAGGTTAAATCCAGAAATGATTACAATCATTGATCCTTGTATGGGTTCAGGTCACATTTTAGTGTACGCTTTTGATGTTCTTTATCAAATTTATACGAAAGCTGGTTATTCACCTCGTGAAATTCCGAAGCTTATTATAGAAAAGAACCTTTACGGCATAGATATTGACGACCGAGCGGCGCAATTAGCTTATTTTGCGATTATGATGAAGGCACGAAGTTATCATCGCCGTTTTTTCAGTGAGCCTGTAAGAGTCAACCTTATATCAATACAAGAAAGTAACGATATTCCACCTGAAGCGATTGACCTAATGATAGAAGATAATGATCACCTTCGAGAGGACATCGAATATGTTTTCGCTCTTTTCAAGGACGCAAAAGAATATGGCTCAATTTTAATTGCTAATGATATTCAAACAGAAGCCATAGAACAACGTCTATATGAGTTGCAATCAAGTGATCCTTCTAATTTATTTACAGCACAATACCTTGATGTTTTATTGGATAAGCTACCCGTATTATTGAAACAGGCAAAAATATTAAATCAAAAATATGATATTGCGATTACAAACCCGCCGTATATGGGAAGGTCTGGAATTAATAAAACATTATTAAATTATATTAAAACGAACTACCCAATGACAAAAGATGATATGAGCACAGTATTCATGGAAGTTTGTTATACTTTATCCAAAAAAAATGGGTTTGTTTCATTAATTAATATTCCAACCTGGATGTACTTATCTTCTTATCTAGAACTAAGAAAGATGTTACTAAAAGAAGTTACAATTGTTAACTTGCTTCATTTTGGGAGAGGCATTTTTGGGTCAGACTTTGGTACGACAGCATTTGTTCTTCAGAAAAGCATTATCGACGGTTATGAAGCAACCTATCAACGATTATTCGAAAAGAAAAGCTCAGTTGAATCACTAGAAGTGAAACGAGAAAAGTTTCTTAACCGTGTCGGAACATACGTGAACGAACAAAAGAACTTTTCTATTATTCCAAACAGTCCAATCGCTTATAATATGACGAACGGTTTTATTTTTGCCTATGAAAAAGGAACCCCGCTTGGACAAGTATCTTCGCCGCGACAAGGGTTAGCTACAGGAAATAACGACTTCTTTTTAAGATTTTGGTATGAAGTGGATTTCCGTGAAATTGGTCTTCACTATAAGAATACTGAAAGTTTTTTAAATAGCGGTTTGAGATATGCTCCATATAATAAAGGTGGTAGTTATAGAAAATGGTTTGGAAATATCGAAAATGTTATAAAATTTGACAACGATCACTATGATAAATTGGCAACAGTTGGGAACCATTTGCCTTCGAGAAGTTTTTATTTTCAAGATTGTTTAACATGGTCAAAAGTAACAATTGGCGGGTTTTCCATGCGGTATAACGATATTGGTACACCGTTTGATGTCGCAGGTTGTTCCATCTTTTTTCAAGAAGAAGATCCTTTATTTATTTTAGGATTAATGAATAGTAATGTGGCAAAAACTGTTTTAAGCTTTTTAAGCCCCACTGTTAATTATGAAGTTGGCCATGTTAAATCCATTCCAGTTATTTCAACTGACGAATCTACTATTTCTAATCTTGTACAGGAATGTATCGAAATTAGTAAAAACGATTGGAATTCGTTTGAGAAGACTTGGGAATTCAAAGAACATCCGTTCCTTGAACATAAGGGTATCTGTGACACGATAGAGGATGCATTTGATGCTTGGTCCTACTATACCAAGCAACAATTTACTAAGATGAAAGAAAACGAGCAAAAGATTAATGAATTATTTATTGATCTTTATCAACTAAATGGTGACGTAACACCTCATGCTCTAGATGAAGACATTACACTTTCCAAAGCAAACTATGAGCGCGATATTAAGTCGTTTATCTCCTATGCGGTCGGGTGCATGTTTGGTCGGTATTCACTAGATGAAAACGGGTTAGTCTGTGCGGGTGGAGAGTTCGATCCTGAACGGTATAAACGTTTTAATCCAACCGAATCTAACGTTATTCCATTGACTGATGAAATATATTTTGATGACGACATTGTCACTCGTTTTGTTGAATTTCTTGTTGCCACATTTGGTGAAGAAAAACTAGAAGAAAATCTTGAGTTTATTACTGGTGCAATAAATAGAAAAGCAACCGAGTCAACAAGACAAGCACTTCGTCGTTATTTTCAAAAAGATTTTTTCAAAGATCATATAAAAACATACAATAAACGGCCAATTTACTGGTTATTCGATAGTGGAAAACACCAAGGGTTTAAGGCGCTTATATATATGCATCGTTATGATGAAAGCCTTGTTGCTCGTGTACGTACCGATTATTTACATAAGTTGCAACGAAAATATGAAGCGGAAACTGAACAGTTATATATCATTCTTGAAGGCGATGGAACGGTTCTTGAAAAAGGTGAAGCGAAAAAGCGAAAAGAAACCATCGAAAAGCAACTCATTGAAATTCAGCAATACGACCAAGTCATTGCACATATCGCAAATAAACGAGTCGTGATTGCTCCAGATGACGGCGTAAAAGTAAACTATGCAAAATTTCAAGAAGTAGAAGTACCTCAAAGTGACGGCAAGCAATTGAAAAAGTTGAATGTGCTCGCCGATATTTAA
- the pglX gene encoding BREX-1 system adenine-specific DNA-methyltransferase PglX yields the protein MNKSAIRQFAVKARLQLISDIEQKAYELGITNREIKDPEVFEGGFRINQRIFQPTELKQRQELVGKIAEKGFEQVLEEVAFTWFNRLIALRFMEVNDYLPTGVRVLSSEHEGQAEPDILSAALDLDLGLDRETIYSFQDSNDTEGLFKYLLIKQCNALHTILPIMFEEINDYTEILLPMNLLQENSVIHLLITSIPEGDWKEQVEIIGWLYQFYISEKKDDVFARLKKNEKVTKENIPAATQLFTPKWIVQYMVENSLGRLWLESHPNEELKRNWTYYLDGVKQDDDIQQQINSITKEPLNPEEITVIDPCMGSGHILVYAFDVLYDIYTKAGYSPREIPKLILEKNLYGIDIDDRAAQLAYFAIMMKARSYHRRLFQGHINVNLCAIQESNGIPQEAIDYFIDTNDPQLAKRLQREDVEYFIKTFEDAEEFGSILEIEELDFSAFEQRVNEIRNENSSDLFTANHRELIMQLFPTFIHQAKLLSRTFSVVVTNPPYMGIRNMNTKMAKTLEKLYPNAKYDLFSIFIARGMKFLNENGYNAMVTMQSWMFLSSFEQFRNDLQRESHIVTLNHLENMVMGIAFGTAATVWRKKKLRNYKGVFCKVSLSDLDANGAPSIYPNVEKKFVASMDTFHSLPSQPITYWIDNKIRTIFTEGKSLGEIASPRQGMATSDNDKYLRYWFEVRKGKIGFNLKSNDEATLSQKKWFPYNKGGKYRKWFGNAEYVVNWEDNGSEIKEYAASLYKSYSRTVKNIDFFFKESITWSKVTSGKFSVRYIRNGFIFDVAGCSIFDLDPYQFYILSLLNSKVNEVLLSAISTTINFEVGTIKSLPILLPSKEEHLIINELTSKCIEISKQDWDLHETSWDFSLHPFLYDKCKASTLQETFDRWKSLTNDQFSRLKMYEEQLNEIFIQIYGLEKHVTPEIQDKDIVLTMANVEKDVRSFISYAVGCMFGRYSLDEKGLVFAGDAFESHRYQTYATDAENVIPITDEEYFDDDIVTRFVEFVKVVYGRDKLEENLQFIAEAVNKKSTESSRQAIRRYFIKDFFKDHVQVYKKRPIYWLFDSGKQNGFKALVYLHRYDEGLVARVRTEYLHLIQRKYETELERLDTIIESDVSTREYTEAKKRKETIQKQIIECQQYDQAIAHVANKRIQLNLDHGIKSNYAKFQGIDVIHGEGQLTKKMNILANIKL from the coding sequence ATGAATAAATCGGCAATTCGACAGTTTGCAGTTAAAGCAAGGTTACAGCTAATCAGTGATATTGAACAAAAAGCGTATGAATTAGGAATAACCAATAGGGAAATCAAAGATCCAGAGGTCTTTGAAGGAGGATTCCGAATTAACCAGCGGATCTTCCAGCCTACCGAATTGAAGCAACGTCAAGAACTTGTTGGAAAAATTGCAGAAAAAGGGTTCGAACAAGTGCTTGAAGAAGTTGCCTTTACTTGGTTCAATCGGCTGATCGCATTACGTTTTATGGAAGTCAATGATTATTTGCCGACAGGCGTAAGAGTACTTTCCTCGGAACATGAAGGTCAAGCTGAACCCGATATATTATCAGCAGCGCTAGATCTAGACTTAGGTCTCGACCGAGAAACGATTTATAGCTTTCAAGATTCTAATGATACAGAAGGTTTATTTAAGTATTTGTTGATTAAACAATGCAATGCTTTACATACGATTTTACCGATTATGTTTGAGGAGATTAATGATTATACGGAAATTTTATTACCAATGAATTTGTTACAAGAAAATTCTGTGATCCACCTTCTTATTACAAGCATTCCTGAAGGCGATTGGAAAGAACAGGTTGAAATTATCGGTTGGTTGTACCAATTTTATATTTCAGAGAAAAAAGATGATGTTTTTGCACGGTTAAAGAAAAATGAGAAAGTAACGAAAGAAAATATACCTGCAGCAACACAACTATTTACGCCTAAGTGGATCGTTCAATATATGGTTGAAAACTCCCTTGGCAGATTATGGCTTGAGTCCCACCCTAATGAAGAGCTAAAAAGGAACTGGACGTATTATTTGGATGGCGTGAAACAAGACGATGATATTCAACAACAAATTAATTCAATAACAAAGGAACCATTAAACCCAGAAGAAATTACAGTAATAGATCCTTGCATGGGATCTGGCCATATACTTGTTTATGCATTTGATGTTCTTTATGACATTTATACCAAAGCAGGGTATTCTCCTAGAGAAATACCCAAACTCATTCTTGAAAAAAATCTCTATGGAATTGACATTGATGATCGCGCTGCCCAATTAGCTTATTTTGCAATCATGATGAAAGCGAGAAGTTATCATCGTCGTTTGTTTCAGGGTCACATTAACGTAAATCTTTGTGCGATCCAAGAAAGTAACGGAATTCCGCAAGAAGCAATTGATTATTTTATCGATACAAACGACCCCCAGCTTGCTAAGCGGCTTCAAAGAGAAGATGTTGAATATTTTATAAAAACGTTTGAAGACGCCGAAGAATTTGGGTCTATATTAGAAATAGAAGAACTGGATTTTTCTGCCTTCGAACAACGTGTAAATGAAATAAGAAATGAAAATTCGTCAGACTTGTTTACCGCAAATCATCGAGAGTTAATAATGCAACTGTTCCCAACGTTCATCCACCAAGCTAAATTGTTGAGTCGGACATTCTCTGTCGTTGTGACTAACCCACCATATATGGGTATTCGGAATATGAACACCAAAATGGCAAAAACATTAGAGAAATTGTATCCTAATGCAAAATATGATTTATTTTCAATATTCATTGCACGTGGAATGAAATTTTTAAACGAAAATGGCTACAATGCGATGGTGACAATGCAATCTTGGATGTTTTTATCGTCCTTTGAACAGTTTCGTAATGACTTGCAAAGAGAGAGTCATATAGTAACTTTAAATCATTTAGAAAATATGGTAATGGGAATCGCGTTCGGAACGGCGGCAACAGTATGGAGAAAGAAGAAGCTTCGTAACTACAAAGGTGTTTTTTGTAAAGTGAGCTTATCAGATCTTGATGCAAATGGTGCACCAAGTATTTATCCTAATGTGGAAAAAAAGTTTGTTGCTTCCATGGATACCTTTCATTCATTACCAAGTCAGCCTATTACATATTGGATCGATAATAAGATTCGAACGATTTTTACAGAAGGAAAAAGTTTAGGTGAAATAGCTAGTCCGCGCCAAGGCATGGCAACATCCGATAATGATAAATATTTACGATATTGGTTTGAAGTACGAAAAGGAAAGATTGGATTTAATCTTAAAAGTAATGATGAAGCTACATTATCGCAAAAGAAATGGTTTCCTTATAATAAAGGTGGTAAATATAGAAAGTGGTTTGGAAATGCCGAGTATGTCGTCAATTGGGAAGATAATGGAAGTGAAATTAAAGAATATGCAGCCTCCCTTTATAAAAGTTACTCTCGTACTGTAAAAAATATTGATTTCTTCTTTAAAGAATCCATTACATGGTCAAAAGTAACGTCAGGAAAATTTTCAGTCAGGTATATTAGGAATGGATTTATTTTTGATGTTGCTGGATGTTCGATTTTTGATTTGGACCCTTATCAATTTTATATTTTATCCTTACTTAACTCAAAGGTGAATGAAGTATTATTGAGTGCCATAAGTACAACGATTAACTTTGAAGTTGGCACTATTAAATCATTACCTATTTTATTGCCGAGTAAAGAGGAGCATTTAATCATTAATGAGTTGACTTCAAAATGTATTGAAATTTCAAAACAAGACTGGGATCTTCACGAAACATCATGGGATTTTTCTCTTCACCCTTTTTTATATGATAAATGTAAAGCCAGCACACTCCAAGAAACTTTTGATCGTTGGAAATCACTCACGAACGATCAGTTTTCTCGTTTAAAAATGTATGAAGAGCAGTTAAATGAGATCTTTATTCAAATTTACGGATTAGAAAAGCATGTTACCCCTGAAATACAAGATAAAGATATTGTTTTAACCATGGCTAATGTAGAAAAAGACGTGCGATCGTTCATTTCGTATGCAGTTGGTTGTATGTTTGGTCGATATTCTTTAGATGAAAAAGGACTTGTATTTGCAGGTGATGCGTTCGAAAGTCATCGATATCAAACTTATGCAACAGATGCTGAAAATGTCATTCCAATTACGGATGAGGAATACTTTGATGATGATATCGTGACACGATTTGTAGAGTTTGTAAAAGTCGTATACGGTAGGGACAAACTCGAAGAAAACTTACAATTTATCGCGGAAGCAGTAAATAAAAAATCAACCGAATCTTCTAGACAAGCGATCCGAAGATATTTTATAAAAGACTTCTTTAAAGATCATGTACAAGTGTATAAAAAGCGGCCCATTTATTGGCTATTTGATAGTGGCAAACAAAATGGCTTTAAAGCTCTCGTATATTTACATCGATATGATGAAGGGCTTGTCGCTCGTGTCCGAACAGAGTATTTACATTTGATTCAACGAAAATACGAAACGGAATTGGAAAGACTGGATACTATTATAGAATCGGATGTATCCACTCGAGAATATACAGAAGCGAAAAAAAGAAAAGAAACGATACAGAAGCAGATCATAGAATGCCAGCAATATGATCAGGCCATTGCTCACGTTGCAAATAAACGAATACAACTGAACTTAGATCATGGTATTAAGTCAAATTATGCAAAATTCCAAGGAATTGACGTCATTCACGGAGAAGGCCAACTGACAAAAAAGATGAACATATTAGCAAATATCAAACTATAA